One stretch of Ananas comosus cultivar F153 linkage group 6, ASM154086v1, whole genome shotgun sequence DNA includes these proteins:
- the LOC109711282 gene encoding protein CURVATURE THYLAKOID 1D, chloroplastic-like translates to MASSSPLRALPSLPHRRLFVPNPPLLLPPRSTPSLPHAKTLLSRSKQGLCFSGAEWPKSTSSEETTATVAVSNKFGNDEAPEKIEKSSYGGGFGEESSPNMGDGEENPSGNFLDQLNLKLDMGDTSSILIYGTTALVALWISSAIISAIDSLPVFPKVMEIVGLGFTIWFSSRYLIFKSNRDELFAKIDELKQQVFGTDDK, encoded by the exons ATGGCGTCCTCATCCCCTCTACGCGccctcccctctctccctcaccgTCGCCTCTTCGTCCCCaatccccctctcctcctccctccgcgATCAACCCCTTCGCTCCCTCACGCAAAAACCCTACTCTCCCGATCGAAGCAAG GGCTGTGTTTCTCCGGGGCGGAGTGGCCGAAGTCGACGTCTTCGGAGGAGACGACGGCCACTGTGGCCGTGTCGAACAAGTTTGGGAACGACGAGGCGCCGGAGAAGATCGAGAAGAGCTCGTATGGAGGGGGATTTGGGGAAGAATCGTCCCCTAATATGGGTGATGGGGAGGAGAATCCGAGTGGTAACTTTTTGGATCAGCTTAATCTAAAG TTGGACATGGGAGACACATCCAGCATCCTCATCTATGGAACCACTGCTTTGGTTGCTCTGTGGATATCGTCAGCCATTATTTCTGCTATTGATTCTCTCCCTGTG TTTCCTAAAGTGATGGAAATAGTAGGCCTTGGCTTCACCATTTGGTTCAGCTCTCGCTATCTGATCTTCAAG AGCAACAGGGATGAATTGTTCGCCAAAATTGATGAGCTCAAACAGCAGGTATTCGGGACAGATGATAAATAG